AGGGTTAATCTGCTATTGAACATCCCAAAAATGGAGGAGTATGATTTGAGGTGGCAAAGGCTTGAGGAATGAGATTGGAGCTATAGCTAGCGTAGTTTTATGAACGATATGAACTTCTAAATAATTAGAACGTTGCAAATGGGTAATTTTACAAAGCGGCTTTTACAAAGTATTTACTAGAACTCTACTGATTTTCAATTGATTCCCAGGTAAATTATCTAGCGATCGCGATTGTGTATCTAATGCAAGCCTTAAACAAGGATAGATAAAAATCAAGTGACTTTAGTACGAGCGAGTTATTAGTAAATCTGTAATTTTGTATTCTCTTTCTTTAGGTTAGCTGACCATCAATAAAATTTTAGTTATAAGTCTTTAAGAGCGACTCTGACTGGAGATGTTGCTGAGCGAGATGCAGAGTGAGTGCGAATAGTATGGATCAGAAAATCGTTGGCATGATTAGCAGTTACAACGACTTGAATCCAAGCCCACGGGACTGGATGTGGCATCAAACCCCTCAACCTTTTGGAGTTTGGAAGGATATTCAAGTTGTGGCAAATGCTCCAGAGCCAGACTTCATATTGATGTATAACTTCACCCAATTTCCTGGTCGAAAATCTCGCAACAAAAATTGGTTCTTGAATAGATTCAAAGGCAAAATGACTGCTGAGCAGGAAGAACAAAAATTTCAGGAGAGCCTGCGTAATGTTCCGAAAGAAAGAGTGATTTTTGCCTTACGAGAACCACCTTTTGTCGAGAAGGAAAAACGTAGAATTAAAGACTATCGGCTAGCAGAAAAGTATTGTGAATATGTTTCTGGGCCTGATGATTTTGCGCCCATTTCTGAACCCATGTCTGCTATCTGGTATCATCCCAACTCTTTTCGCGATTTGAACGAGATGGGAGCACCGGAGAAAGTTAGTCCTTGCAGTTGGATTACATCGGGAATCGACCGCACCGCTAATCACCAGAATCGCTTGAGCTTCATCAAACTTTTACGAGAAAGCGGGCTAGAATTTGACCTGTATGGTCGGGGGCTACCAGATTGGGCAAAGGGTAACGGTCAATTGTTGAGTAAATGGAACGCGATGGCTCCGTATTACTACAACCTGGCGATCGAAAACTTTGCTGAGAATGATTGGTATGTGAGTGAGAAGCTGTGGGATTCCCTGCTGGCTTGGTGTCTACCTATCTATTACGGCGGTTCAGCAGCCGATCGCCTATTGCCACCGGGTAGTTTTCTCAGGTTACCCAGTATGGATGAGAAGGGGTTAGCCTATATCAAAGAGGTAATTGCTACTCCGGATGCGTGGTATGCAGCGAAAGATGCGATCGCCGAAGCCCGACAGATTATTTTGCACGAGTTGAATTTGCTGAATTGGTTATCCAAAACAGTTAAACAACTCTCCAGTTCTTAGTTCAAGCGTACCGTTAACCCAAACATTGGAAGGATTTTTATGACACACAGTGTTTGCACGGTTGCTAACCATATCGCTTAACTTGTTGAGGATGTTTTTATGGTAGACGGTATTTACACGCTGGCGAATGACTACGTTTATGACCAACTTGTGGCTCTGCTGAACAGTATTGAAGCCAACGCACCTGGTACACCAGTTTGTGTTATTGCCTATGACGATAATTTGGATCGAGTCAAAGCGGAGGTTGAAAAGCGAAAGGATGTGACTTTGATGTCTGACCCAACAATATTCGGATGTTGGGAAGACTTTTCAAGGCAGGTTTGGAGGACTCATCCCTACGCCACCCAAAAATGGCAACGTAGAAAAGGGGTTGAGGTTTACCGCTTAAATTGCAACCATCGCTATGCTGCATTTGATCCGGGGGCACCCTTTGACCGTTTCATCTATTTGGACGCAGATACATTGGTGCTCGGCTCACCAAAAGTGATATTTGATGCGTTAGACAATAACGATTTTGTTGTCTACGACTATCAATACACAGACCCATCACACATTTTTAATTTACAATCACCCAAACTATTAGAAATCTTCAGTCAGGAGCAAATTAATACACAAATTTTTTGTTCAGGATGTTTTGCCTCAAAACGGGGAATGTTTCCTCAAGAACAGCGAGATTGGATTGTTTCTAAATTGGCAGAGAATGAAGCGGAAGTGCTTTATCTCAACGCTCCAAATCAATCTGTTTTGAATTACATGGTGATGCGATCGGGCATCCCTGTCTGTAATTTGATCTTTGAACTTCCTGAGGATCAGCGTACAGGAAACGCTGTTACCTCAAAGCGTTTTGTGATGCGAGATAATACGCTTTACGAGGACGGAGAACGTCGTCTGACCTACATTCACTACATTGGGCTTAGCTCAAAGGCTTTCAACGAATTGTGTCAGGGTGTCAATCACGGGTTTCCTTATCGGGAGACTTTTCTCTATTATCGATACCTGCATGAGCCCGAAAAACGTCCAGTTCTGAAAGGAAAACCCAAACCATTTGGTGCACCTCCCAGTTTGATGACACGAGCATTGCGAAAAGTTGGACTAGTAAAAGCAAAGTGAGGGGTTGAGTGTGAGCCGTGGAATTTACATTATTGCTAACGATCGCGTCATTGATCAGACTATTGCGTTGATTAAAAGCATTCGCTTTTATGATGCTGAAACCCCAATCATGATGATTCCCTATGATGATAACTATGGGGCGATCGCTGACTTACTCACAACAACCTATGGTGTCCAAATCTACGAAGACTTGGAGTTTGTAAATCGTCTTTCAATCAAACTCAGCGACGTATTTGGTCAACGCTTTTTTGCCCGACCCAATCAATTTCGGAAGCAGGCGTGTTGGTTTGGTCCCTTTGATGAGTTCCTCTACATCGACACAGATATTGTTGTGTTTGAAAAGATAGCTGACAATCTCAACTATCTGTCTGAATACGATTTTATCTGTTGTGATTATCAACACAATGGAGGAATTGAGAATGTCTTTTCCCCTAAAGTAATAGAGTTAAATGTTTTTAGCGAACCAGAGCTAAAAGATGTCTTTAATTGTGGCTTTTGGGGTTCTAAGAAAGGAGTCATTACAGAAGACGATCTGTATGCCACGTTTGAGGAATGTGCTCAGCATCCGGAGTATTTTGATTTCACTCAAAAGACATCCGATCAGCCCATCATTAACTACATGATCCTAAAGCGAGTGCCCAAACGCTTTAATATTGTTCGCCGACCCGGAGGGGGTCCAGGTAACTGGGGAGGAAGTACGCGATTTCAGCGAGATGGCTTCCGTCTGATCGATCCCAACGTTAATCAGCCATTGCAATATTTGCATTGGGCAGGGATTCGGATTGAACCGGGATGTCCCTATTGGGAAATTTGGGAACATTACCGCTACTTAAACGAGGAAAAACCCGCTTATTATCCTTCGGTAAAGCGGAAAAAGAGCTTGCGGCAACGCTTAGCGAGTCTGATCAAAGGGCGATAGGTTAGATGGGGTTAGAGGTTGGGTGATGTTGAGGTGATTCCATAAGCGTTGCACTTCAACTGTGATCCCAACCTTGACACGATGAAGTTACGGAACGGGGTTGACGAGGGATACGGGCGAAATATAGCCCAATGCTTCTAATTTCCCTAAAACCTTCTCAGTGCTCTCTTCCAGAGTTTCCTGATCGGTTCTGCATTCAACCTCAGGATTAAGTGGTGCTTCGTAGGGATCATCAATTCCGGTGAATTGCTTAAGTTCACCCGCACGAGCTTTTTTGTATAACCCTTTGACGTCGCGCTGTTCACAGACCTCTAAAGGAGCGTTGACGTAAACTTCGACGAAGTTGCCGATTTTGTCCCTGACCTGATCTCGAATGTCGCGGTAGGGGGAGATGGCTGAAACTAAGACAATGACCCCGTTGCGCGTCAGTAGATGAGCGACAAAGCCGATGCGACGAATGTTTTCGTCTCGGTCTGCTTTGCTAAAGCCTAACCCTTTGGTGAGATTTTCTCGAACAATGTCACCATCCAGAACTTCGACCTTGAGATTTTGGGCGCGAAGTTCTTTTTCTACCGCCATTCTGAGAGTGGTTTTACCTGCACCGCTTAAACCAGTAAACCAGACCGTTACGCCACGCTGCTCTGCACTCATCGATGATCAAATCTGCTACTAACTTTTCAAAGGTCTAGTGTAACGGATTATGACTATCGAGTTATGCTTTTTCTATCTGGCAATCATTTGCACTGCAAATCATAAGAATCACGAATGCAATGCAAGTTTGATTAATCCAGCCCGTTGTAGAAACGGATCAGGAAAAGAATTGCGTTCCTGAGTTTGAGTATTTTGAAACAGAATTGTAAACGCTCCAGCCCCTAACTTGTCTTGAGGAAACATGCGATAGCAGGGTAAATCAGTTAAGTGAGATTGATAGGGAGAGAGATGAGCAATTGGGATTGGAGCAAAATGAGAAAAGTGCTTTAGAAACCATTCGCTGACTTGTTCATTTTCTTCAGGAGAATAGGCACAGGTCATGTAGGCTAAATAGCCGCGAGGGGCAACCAGTTGAGCGGAGTTTGCCAAGATTCGCTTTTGGCGATTGGCATTTTTTTTAATGGTTACTGGATGAAAACATCCTGGGTTTTTTTCATTTTTTGCGAGCAAAGATTGACCCGTACACGGAGCATCGACAATGACAAGATCAGCAGATTGGGGAATTTCTTCTGCGAGTATTTTGGAATCTATATTGCTGATGATTTGTTGAGTTGGAGATTCCGACCAATCTGCATTCTGGCATCGCTTCAAGTTAGAGAGTAAAGCTCCGATGCGCTTACCAATAACCTCATTACTGATTAACCGTTGGGGTTGGAGTGCTCTCCAGGCAAACAGGCTTTTACCTCCAGGGGAGGCACACATATCGACAATGACTGGAGTGGGTTGAGCGATCGCCAACAGGACAGACGCCGCAAACACGGAGGAAAAATCGAGGCAGTAGTAGTAACCTGCCTGATGCAGAGGATGTTGCCCCGGTTTTGTGGCGATCGCCAATCGATCGACAAACTCAGGTTGCCAGGGAAGAGGAGGCTCCGTAGTGAAGGGGAAGTCGTCCGGTTTAGCTCGACACCACAAAATCGACGGATGAAACGGTTGGGGATGGGTCAACGCCTCGACAAATTGCGCTTGAGCGGTTGTGTCCGCAAATAATCGATGGCTCGATTTAATCAGTAGGTTAGAAGCAGGTTGCATGTAGCGATTTTGGATTTTAGATGTCCGATTTTAGAGTGACCAGAAGAATTAAGAGGACGCCATCTGGACTTGGGATAATGGAGCAAATATCCGATGGGATTCTAGCGTTCCCTCAAGGTTGGGGACGAGTTGCCGAGCCTGTTGAATGAGTTGAG
This DNA window, taken from Oscillatoria sp. FACHB-1407, encodes the following:
- a CDS encoding RsmB/NOP family class I SAM-dependent RNA methyltransferase, translated to MQPASNLLIKSSHRLFADTTAQAQFVEALTHPQPFHPSILWCRAKPDDFPFTTEPPLPWQPEFVDRLAIATKPGQHPLHQAGYYYCLDFSSVFAASVLLAIAQPTPVIVDMCASPGGKSLFAWRALQPQRLISNEVIGKRIGALLSNLKRCQNADWSESPTQQIISNIDSKILAEEIPQSADLVIVDAPCTGQSLLAKNEKNPGCFHPVTIKKNANRQKRILANSAQLVAPRGYLAYMTCAYSPEENEQVSEWFLKHFSHFAPIPIAHLSPYQSHLTDLPCYRMFPQDKLGAGAFTILFQNTQTQERNSFPDPFLQRAGLIKLALHS
- the cysC gene encoding adenylyl-sulfate kinase, which produces MSAEQRGVTVWFTGLSGAGKTTLRMAVEKELRAQNLKVEVLDGDIVRENLTKGLGFSKADRDENIRRIGFVAHLLTRNGVIVLVSAISPYRDIRDQVRDKIGNFVEVYVNAPLEVCEQRDVKGLYKKARAGELKQFTGIDDPYEAPLNPEVECRTDQETLEESTEKVLGKLEALGYISPVSLVNPVP
- a CDS encoding glycosyltransferase family 10 domain-containing protein; this encodes MDQKIVGMISSYNDLNPSPRDWMWHQTPQPFGVWKDIQVVANAPEPDFILMYNFTQFPGRKSRNKNWFLNRFKGKMTAEQEEQKFQESLRNVPKERVIFALREPPFVEKEKRRIKDYRLAEKYCEYVSGPDDFAPISEPMSAIWYHPNSFRDLNEMGAPEKVSPCSWITSGIDRTANHQNRLSFIKLLRESGLEFDLYGRGLPDWAKGNGQLLSKWNAMAPYYYNLAIENFAENDWYVSEKLWDSLLAWCLPIYYGGSAADRLLPPGSFLRLPSMDEKGLAYIKEVIATPDAWYAAKDAIAEARQIILHELNLLNWLSKTVKQLSSS
- a CDS encoding Npun_R2821/Npun_R2822 family protein, with protein sequence MVDGIYTLANDYVYDQLVALLNSIEANAPGTPVCVIAYDDNLDRVKAEVEKRKDVTLMSDPTIFGCWEDFSRQVWRTHPYATQKWQRRKGVEVYRLNCNHRYAAFDPGAPFDRFIYLDADTLVLGSPKVIFDALDNNDFVVYDYQYTDPSHIFNLQSPKLLEIFSQEQINTQIFCSGCFASKRGMFPQEQRDWIVSKLAENEAEVLYLNAPNQSVLNYMVMRSGIPVCNLIFELPEDQRTGNAVTSKRFVMRDNTLYEDGERRLTYIHYIGLSSKAFNELCQGVNHGFPYRETFLYYRYLHEPEKRPVLKGKPKPFGAPPSLMTRALRKVGLVKAK
- a CDS encoding Npun_R2821/Npun_R2822 family protein — protein: MSRGIYIIANDRVIDQTIALIKSIRFYDAETPIMMIPYDDNYGAIADLLTTTYGVQIYEDLEFVNRLSIKLSDVFGQRFFARPNQFRKQACWFGPFDEFLYIDTDIVVFEKIADNLNYLSEYDFICCDYQHNGGIENVFSPKVIELNVFSEPELKDVFNCGFWGSKKGVITEDDLYATFEECAQHPEYFDFTQKTSDQPIINYMILKRVPKRFNIVRRPGGGPGNWGGSTRFQRDGFRLIDPNVNQPLQYLHWAGIRIEPGCPYWEIWEHYRYLNEEKPAYYPSVKRKKSLRQRLASLIKGR